The region GAGCACAACTTCAGGAACCAGGGAGATAAGAAATAAGAAAGCGACGCTTCGAAAAGTACGAAGCGCAACCTTCTTATTTAAAGCGCATAAGCCAAACACGCCAGAAAGCCTCAAGCACGATTTTAAGAGACATTTTAGATTGTCCCACGCGACGGTCTTCAAACACGATTGGAGACTCTGCTCCCTTAAAGCCTTTTTTCATAGCTTTGTATTTCAATTCAATTTGGAAGCTGTAACCGTTGGACTCAACCGTTGCGAGATCAATACCGATTAAAGTTTCCTTTTTCCAAGCGTTGAATCCGCCCGTCCAGTCGTTCAAGGGGAAACCCAAGATCAAACGAGAATAGATACCACCACCGCGAGAAATGATCTTGCGCATAAGACCCCAGTTCACAGTGCGGCCACCCGCTACATATCGTGAACCAACTGCGAAATCATTTTGCTTCAATGTATTCAAAAGTGGACCCAAATCCTCGGGACGATGAGAGAAGTCCGCATCCATCTCGACGATGGCTTCGTAACCTTGGTCAATCCCCCAACGAAAACCCGCAATATAAGCCTTACCCAAACCCTGTTTGCCAGGACGAGAAAGTAGATTCAATTGAGGAAGGGATTTTTGCATTTCACGCACAATAGACCCTGTACCATCAGGAGAGTTGTCATCAACCACCAGGATATCAACGCCCAAATTTTGAGCAAACACAGCTGGAACAATAGTTTGAACGTTTTCTTTTTCGTTGTACGTAGGAATAACAATCAG is a window of Bdellovibrio sp. SKB1291214 DNA encoding:
- a CDS encoding polyprenol monophosphomannose synthase — its product is MKTLIVIPTYNEKENVQTIVPAVFAQNLGVDILVVDDNSPDGTGSIVREMQKSLPQLNLLSRPGKQGLGKAYIAGFRWGIDQGYEAIVEMDADFSHRPEDLGPLLNTLKQNDFAVGSRYVAGGRTVNWGLMRKIISRGGGIYSRLILGFPLNDWTGGFNAWKKETLIGIDLATVESNGYSFQIELKYKAMKKGFKGAESPIVFEDRRVGQSKMSLKIVLEAFWRVWLMRFK